The Amycolatopsis nigrescens CSC17Ta-90 genomic interval CCGAACAAGGCAACCACCAATGGCACGACCAGCAACGCCCAGCCTGGCAACGCTCGTATCTTCTTCATCTCGAGACCAGCTGCCCGCGAGGCGTCAGCCGGTACGAGATGAGGTCGGCGCACAAATTCACCGTGACCACCACCGCGGCGAACACCAAGGCGTAACCCTGGACTGCCGGAATGTCGCGATTCTGCACCGCTTCCACGAACCCGGTTCCCAGACCACTGATCGCGAACAGTGACTCGACGATCACCGCGCCGCCGAGTAGCCCTTCGACGCTGCGCGCCAGCTGCTGAACGATCGGCGCCAGCGCGTTCGGCAACACGTGCCGCAATACCACCATGCGCTCCCCCAGCCCGAGTAGCCGCAGGTGGCTGGCCGGCTCACCAACCGTGTGCTCCGCAACCCCGATCCGAATCTGCCTGGCCAGATCGCACAGCTGCCTGCTGACCAGCACAATGACCGGTAACACCAAGACAGCCGGCCGGCCCAGCAGCGCAAGCCCGGACGCACCGGCAGCGGTGGCCGGAAGCAGTCCGAAGTAGACGGACAAACCAGCAAGCAGCAGGAGCCCGAGCACGAACTCCGGCATGGAGTGCAGCAGGATCGTGACAACGTTGAGCGCCCGATCCGTACGCGATCCTTCACGTAGCCCGCTCGCCAAGCCGAGAGAGAACGCCAGCGGCAGAAGCACAAGCAAGGTGACCCCTGCGAGCAGGGCCGTCGACGCGAACCTGCGTCCGATCTCATCGGTCACGGGCAGACCGGTCACCAACGAGTTTCCCAGGTCACCCGAGAACAGCTTGCCGGACCAGCCCAGAAACCGATCGACCAGTGGCTGGTCGAGACCGAGCTGATGCCGGACCACTTCGATCTGCTCGGGTGTCGCCTGCTCACCGAGGACGACCACCGCGGCATCACCGGGAAGCAGTGCGGTAAGCCCGAACGCGGCCACCAGAACTGCGACGCCCTGTACCGCCGCAACGGCAGCTCGGATCAGTACGAAACGCAACACTTCAGCGGAGCCGCGTCCGGTCGAAACGAGCCCAGTCGAAGGAGTTCGGTGGTGCCGCTCGCAACCCTTCCACTCTGCCCGAAATTGCGACATTCCAGTTGCTGAAACCCCACACGAGCATGCCGCCGGTGTCATGCACGATCCGCTGCGCCTGCCCGAGCAACTGCAACCGTTGCTGCTCGTCGCGAGTGGCCGCGACCTGATCCATCAACCCATCGAACTCCGCCGAAGCGAAACCGTTGATGTTGGTGGACACGCCGCTGCGGAAGCGCTGGTTGAGAAAAGTGGGCAGTGGCAGGGTCGCGGTGCGGGTGTGCGCGGCGACGCCCTTTGTCGTGATCTCGTTGAAGTACGTACTGGCCGCACGCGTGTTCGGAGTGACCGTGAAACCGATTTCCTTGAGCTGCTGAGCGATCAGTGTCGCCGCCGACTCGAAGGCGGGATCAAGCCCACTGGTCTCCAGCGCGAAGGTGACCCCTTCCGCACCAGCGTCTCTGACCAGCGCGCGAGCACGGTCGACATCCCTCGGCCGTTGGGCGATGTCCGCCGGGTAACCATGCAGGCCAAGGCCGAACAAGTCGTTGCCGACCTCTCCCCGCCCTGACAATGCGACCCCGACCAACGCTTCCCGGTCCACGCCGGACAGGAAGGCCTGCACCAGTCTCGGGTCGGCGAACGGCGGTTGACTCAGCCTCAACACTACCGCCTGCATGGTGGTCCGTTCAGCGGACAGC includes:
- a CDS encoding ABC transporter permease, giving the protein MRFVLIRAAVAAVQGVAVLVAAFGLTALLPGDAAVVVLGEQATPEQIEVVRHQLGLDQPLVDRFLGWSGKLFSGDLGNSLVTGLPVTDEIGRRFASTALLAGVTLLVLLPLAFSLGLASGLREGSRTDRALNVVTILLHSMPEFVLGLLLLAGLSVYFGLLPATAAGASGLALLGRPAVLVLPVIVLVSRQLCDLARQIRIGVAEHTVGEPASHLRLLGLGERMVVLRHVLPNALAPIVQQLARSVEGLLGGAVIVESLFAISGLGTGFVEAVQNRDIPAVQGYALVFAAVVVTVNLCADLISYRLTPRGQLVSR